In Crassostrea angulata isolate pt1a10 chromosome 4, ASM2561291v2, whole genome shotgun sequence, one genomic interval encodes:
- the LOC128179814 gene encoding thrombospondin-2-like, with product MIGWLEYYSVIVLLLVDVTASDSLGGWGQWGPWSSCSVTCGFGSIKRNKQWEYPDGRTANYTLTKIVECFINTTCPTHGGWGMWTGWTRCPVMCGGANVTRTRLCNVPVPSNGGRFCNGSSTDSMICGNSTCPEIPPGFEMMSCFNASMFVCESGEHCVPKSMRCDIKLNCHDGTDEKDCIISLGMGINSSIQKSKFLAVIFTLLTIWEKLFVT from the exons ATGATTGGATGGCTCGAATATTACAGCGTGATTGTTCTTCTCCTAG TTGACGTCACAGCGTCGGATTCCCTGGGTGGCTGGGGTCAGTGGGGACCCTGGAGCAGCTGCTCGGTGACCTGTGGATTCGGGTCAATCAAGCGGAACAAGCAGTGGGAGTACCCGGATGGTAGGACAGCGAACTACACCCTGACCAAAATAGTGGAGTGTTTCATCAACACAACCTGTCCTA CTCATGGAGGCTGGGGAATGTGGACCGGATGGACCAGGTGCCCGGTGATGTGCGGCGGCGCGAACGTAACCAGAACGAGGCTATGTAACGTTCCTGTACCCAGTAATGGCGGCAGGTTTTGTAACGGGTCCTCTACGGATTCAATGATCTGCGGCAATAGTACATGCCCTG AAATCCCACCTGGATTCGAAATGATGAGCTGTTTTAACGCCTCCATGTTTGTATGTGAGAGCGGAGAGCACTGTGTGCCTAAGTCTATGAGGTGTGACATTAAGTTGAATTGTCACGATGGCACGGACGAGAAAGACTGCATCATTTCCCTGGGGATGGGTATTAACT CCTCCATACAGAAATCAAAGTTTCTAGCTGTGATATTTACTTTGCTGACAATATGGGAGAAACTGTTCGTTACTTGA